The proteins below are encoded in one region of Parvicella tangerina:
- the fdhD gene encoding formate dehydrogenase accessory sulfurtransferase FdhD, which yields MSTIKGVKIHESQRFEQEQTKLQEEPVTEEKPLRILINEEPFTVTMRTPGLDKELVIGLLYNEDIVRSMNDLVIILSTSDQMDTAEVTLPTAALREGYMSARNFLSVSSCGVCGKTNLPEISGQLAQGTANHRVILSGLKRMRERQEIFEQTGGCHSAAVLDSLGSIIAIAEDIGRHNAVDKVIGSLLLEDHLKEAQTLLVSGRISYEIVIKCFRAKIPVLAAVSAPSSLAIDYAKELGITLFAFCRENRLTRFS from the coding sequence ATGTCAACCATTAAAGGAGTAAAGATACACGAATCACAACGCTTTGAACAAGAGCAAACTAAACTTCAAGAAGAGCCCGTAACTGAAGAAAAGCCGTTGCGTATCCTGATCAATGAGGAACCGTTTACCGTTACCATGCGGACTCCAGGCTTAGACAAAGAACTAGTAATTGGCTTACTGTATAATGAAGATATTGTTCGATCGATGAATGATTTGGTGATCATCCTATCCACATCAGATCAGATGGATACTGCCGAAGTTACGCTTCCAACAGCAGCTTTACGAGAAGGATATATGAGTGCCCGAAACTTTCTGAGTGTATCCTCTTGCGGGGTTTGTGGTAAAACCAACTTGCCTGAGATATCGGGACAACTTGCTCAAGGAACTGCTAATCATCGTGTAATTCTGAGTGGTCTTAAACGCATGAGAGAACGACAAGAGATCTTTGAACAGACGGGAGGTTGTCATTCAGCCGCTGTTCTGGATAGCCTGGGGTCGATCATCGCCATAGCTGAGGATATTGGCCGCCACAATGCCGTGGATAAAGTAATTGGCAGTTTACTACTTGAAGATCATTTAAAAGAAGCGCAAACATTGCTGGTAAGCGGACGTATTTCTTATGAGATTGTCATCAAATGTTTTAGGGCAAAAATACCGGTGCTGGCAGCAGTAAGCGCACCTTCTTCTTTAGCGATTGACTATGCCAAAGAACTAGGGATTACACTGTTCGCATTTTGTCGGGAAAACAGACTAACACGCTTCTCTTAA
- a CDS encoding YehS family protein: protein MDNNTILRQLRFIFDLSDDQMINIFKQADVEVTRAEISDWLKKENQEDFKPIRDKQLATFLNGFINKRRGKREGEQPKPEKSLNNNLIFKKLKIALNFRDTDMLEVFELADLKISKGEINNIFRNPKHPKFVTCKDQFLRNFLTGLQLKYKPESLDQ, encoded by the coding sequence ATGGACAACAACACCATTCTTCGCCAACTTCGCTTTATTTTTGACCTCAGTGACGATCAAATGATCAACATCTTCAAACAAGCCGATGTGGAAGTCACCCGAGCCGAAATTAGCGATTGGTTAAAGAAAGAGAATCAAGAAGATTTCAAACCCATCCGAGATAAACAGCTAGCCACTTTCTTAAACGGATTCATCAACAAGCGAAGAGGCAAGCGAGAAGGTGAACAACCTAAACCAGAGAAATCACTCAACAATAATTTGATTTTCAAAAAGCTAAAGATTGCGCTGAATTTTAGAGATACTGATATGCTCGAAGTGTTCGAATTGGCAGATCTCAAGATAAGCAAAGGAGAAATCAATAACATCTTCAGAAATCCAAAACACCCCAAGTTTGTAACATGTAAAGATCAGTTTTTAAGAAACTTCCTGACGGGGTTGCAGTTGAAGTATAAACCGGAGTCGTTGGATCAATAG
- a CDS encoding MvaI/BcnI family restriction endonuclease, with protein MRPLTSDEEAKLKALTENSVSLTLIEPTETGLKKSIMDATGPVRSYLKSNGFHDYSLQLQGPDYKVVIDAVLYDDHAIKKSRTSLYRPKTKKGDPRIWFTGLTKYANPNDILALVCFDGKIHVLNLTQLPVRALINSVVLNPLKELVEEINGTENAVANELLQMLKEIAKKPVPSLVDADTSVGRTLETALGIDINSSKKPDFKGIELKSFRDKRGNRKTLFAQVPDWKLSKFKSSAEILDAFGYERGDDFKLYCTVSSITTNSQGLSLRVDNDINQLLEYSDQKSIGDFVVWSLEKLHKRLLEKHRETFWVAAETLKEDGKEYFQYKEVEHTKKPIVSQFDLLLDQGVITLDHLIKRNSKNRVVEKGPLFKIKPKSLDLLFPPSLKYDLLN; from the coding sequence ATGAGACCTTTAACAAGTGATGAGGAGGCTAAATTAAAAGCACTTACAGAGAATTCTGTATCGCTAACTTTAATAGAGCCGACTGAAACAGGTTTAAAGAAGTCTATCATGGATGCTACTGGTCCAGTACGTAGTTATTTGAAGTCTAATGGGTTTCATGATTATTCTCTACAGTTACAAGGTCCAGATTATAAGGTTGTTATTGATGCGGTTTTGTATGATGATCATGCGATTAAGAAATCAAGAACTTCTTTGTATCGTCCCAAAACTAAAAAGGGAGATCCTAGAATTTGGTTTACAGGGCTAACTAAATATGCAAATCCTAATGATATTCTAGCTCTCGTTTGTTTTGATGGAAAGATTCATGTCCTCAATTTAACACAATTGCCTGTGCGAGCTTTGATCAATTCAGTGGTCTTAAATCCACTGAAAGAATTGGTTGAAGAAATTAATGGGACGGAGAATGCTGTGGCGAATGAATTACTGCAAATGCTGAAAGAGATTGCTAAAAAGCCTGTTCCTTCGCTTGTGGATGCCGATACTTCTGTGGGTAGGACATTGGAAACTGCTTTGGGAATTGATATTAACTCTTCTAAAAAGCCAGATTTCAAGGGGATTGAATTAAAGTCTTTTAGAGACAAAAGAGGAAACAGGAAGACCTTGTTTGCGCAGGTTCCAGATTGGAAGCTCAGCAAGTTTAAAAGTTCTGCAGAGATTTTAGATGCATTTGGTTATGAGAGAGGGGATGATTTCAAGTTGTATTGCACGGTTTCTTCAATTACGACCAATTCGCAAGGATTGTCTTTGCGAGTAGATAATGATATCAACCAGCTCTTAGAATATTCGGATCAAAAAAGTATTGGAGATTTTGTGGTTTGGAGCTTAGAAAAGCTGCATAAACGATTGTTAGAGAAACACCGTGAAACTTTTTGGGTAGCAGCCGAAACCTTGAAAGAAGATGGTAAGGAGTATTTTCAATACAAAGAAGTGGAGCATACTAAGAAGCCTATCGTCTCTCAGTTTGATTTATTGCTTGATCAAGGAGTGATTACTTTGGATCACTTGATTAAAAGAAATTCTAAAAATAGAGTAGTGGAGAAAGGACCACTATTTAAAATTAAACCTAAAAGTTTGGATTTGTTGTTTCCTCCGAGTCTTAAGTATGATTTGTTAAATTGA
- a CDS encoding pyridoxal-phosphate dependent enzyme has protein sequence MMSTITDYIGNSPLIKITDPNDRVQLYAKLEGNNPGGSVKDRAAFNMLAKGLESGQYRSGDHLIEATSGNTGIALALYAKQLNLSISLVMPDNATPERIKTMRAYGADVILTPAEKTIEYSREYANQLSQDRGYKLINQFDNELNWQAHYASTGPEIWKDTNGSVTHFVSAMGTTGTIMGTSRFLKEKDSSIQIIGAQPKSGDSIPGIRKWSEVMRPGILDYNRIDTIEEVSREEAILGARILAMKHGIMGGMSSGGAFHLASKLSQQLSSGVIVFIVCDRGDRYLSSELYN, from the coding sequence ATCATGAGCACAATTACTGACTACATCGGCAACAGCCCGTTAATTAAGATTACTGACCCTAACGACAGGGTTCAACTTTATGCCAAACTTGAAGGTAATAACCCAGGTGGTAGCGTTAAAGATCGAGCAGCTTTCAATATGCTGGCAAAAGGACTGGAGTCTGGACAATACCGATCCGGAGATCACTTGATTGAAGCTACAAGCGGAAATACGGGTATAGCTTTAGCCCTTTACGCTAAGCAACTGAACCTATCGATCAGTCTGGTGATGCCTGACAATGCAACCCCAGAAAGGATCAAAACCATGCGTGCTTATGGAGCTGATGTGATTTTGACACCAGCCGAAAAAACCATTGAATACTCAAGAGAGTATGCCAATCAATTGAGCCAAGACCGAGGATATAAGCTGATTAATCAATTTGATAACGAATTGAACTGGCAAGCGCATTATGCCTCAACGGGCCCTGAAATCTGGAAGGACACGAATGGATCAGTGACTCACTTTGTCTCTGCTATGGGAACAACAGGAACGATCATGGGAACATCTAGATTTCTCAAAGAGAAGGACTCAAGCATCCAAATTATAGGAGCTCAGCCTAAATCTGGAGACTCGATCCCAGGTATTCGAAAATGGAGCGAAGTAATGCGCCCCGGCATTTTGGATTACAACCGTATCGATACCATTGAAGAAGTTAGTCGAGAAGAAGCCATACTTGGAGCGAGAATCTTGGCGATGAAGCATGGAATAATGGGAGGAATGAGTTCGGGTGGCGCATTCCACTTAGCGTCTAAACTCTCCCAACAGCTTTCATCAGGCGTCATTGTTTTCATCGTGTGTGACCGTGGAGACCGTTATTTAAGTAGTGAACTATACAACTAA
- the epsC gene encoding serine O-acetyltransferase EpsC, with amino-acid sequence MYTQQITQFLDQLINALFPIRTGTSEAEMFEANFKGELKHILSSSYLPVTDPQTIVESFFSSIDQIKKKLDLDLEAIFSGDPAAKSKIEIILTYPGFYAIAVYRIAHLLHDLGVELIPRILTEHAHRQTGIDIHPAASIGHSFCIDHGTGVVIGETAEIGNRVKIYQGVTIGALSTDQSQRNTKRHPTIEDNVIIYAQATILGGKTRIGQNSVIGGNTWTTRSVPANSKIIYKNHSDKQLYQLIKN; translated from the coding sequence ATGTATACGCAACAAATAACACAATTTCTAGATCAGCTGATCAATGCGCTCTTCCCTATTCGGACGGGTACATCTGAAGCTGAGATGTTTGAGGCTAATTTTAAAGGAGAGCTCAAACACATCTTGTCGTCTAGTTACCTACCGGTAACAGATCCGCAGACTATTGTAGAATCATTCTTCTCATCTATTGATCAAATCAAGAAAAAGCTAGACCTAGACTTAGAAGCTATATTCAGTGGTGATCCCGCTGCTAAAAGCAAAATTGAAATCATACTTACTTACCCAGGATTTTACGCAATTGCCGTTTATAGAATTGCACATCTACTGCACGATTTAGGAGTAGAATTAATACCAAGAATACTAACGGAACATGCGCATAGACAAACCGGAATAGACATTCACCCTGCAGCTTCGATAGGACATTCTTTCTGCATAGATCATGGGACCGGAGTCGTAATCGGTGAAACTGCTGAAATTGGGAATCGTGTTAAAATCTACCAAGGAGTAACGATTGGAGCGTTAAGTACGGATCAAAGCCAAAGAAACACAAAACGACATCCAACCATTGAAGACAATGTGATCATCTATGCGCAAGCAACCATTCTAGGAGGGAAAACTAGAATTGGACAAAACAGCGTCATTGGCGGTAATACTTGGACTACACGAAGTGTACCTGCAAACAGCAAGATCATTTATAAGAATCATTCAGACAAGCAACTCTATCAACTAATCAAAAACTAA
- a CDS encoding PLP-dependent transferase, with protein sequence MQQDQIKAYIKQVITNMPNDWLRLTTHRLDIYDESQAKFQFLDRFEEMYNAGNADEAALSELPTAYDYIRLGHPLSSVLEWTIAKLNGLTAGHVISFQSQTTPILAVLRKNLFANKKTLIAYSGNLPQHFDAEIVKRVYNYNFELHEVASPSEVPAFDGSTLYIGHQDDLFSVDFNDNIDFYLALHPTLGSVISVSSDHADYISEIQHVRRRETIAMTPANCHAAFKQLFDIPADATIDAAAHKNTVVNTIQNITEAHSKAVVCSSGLSTQYAIVMGLIDDALTNHPGKDIRIVIPPNCYGGTNDQGRRVAACIDNVSVMDLPVDGDHNMVQSIDTVLAQIAQEDAVPLIIAEIPTNPRVEVPDLIQLRDVLSKTRQTASGATAVDPVFILDQTFCPNVHFLGDNEILASVRTIAYVSGSKFPSGGKCTAGYAIANTKAAGLMNVIEKHLQLCDNEATDLQLQLLAEQMPSMLDRIAGAYANTRKFVNFIQETLPAAKINFVSEELAAQGFTPSVFSLDLPTQGDTHEERENYKRALNLKLINMMIQAIPTESKYCVSYGQLKGCYWTIPATSTQGTTKEEDKDYIARVALSANMDLDKHMQVFKEFVETL encoded by the coding sequence ATGCAACAAGATCAAATCAAAGCATACATCAAGCAGGTAATCACCAACATGCCAAACGATTGGCTAAGATTAACCACCCACAGACTAGACATTTACGATGAATCACAAGCCAAATTCCAGTTCCTGGATCGATTCGAAGAAATGTATAACGCAGGGAATGCCGATGAAGCTGCTTTGAGTGAACTACCCACCGCTTACGATTACATCCGTTTAGGGCATCCTCTATCCAGTGTGTTGGAGTGGACCATTGCCAAACTAAATGGCTTGACGGCAGGTCATGTGATCAGTTTTCAATCGCAGACCACACCCATTTTAGCGGTACTTAGAAAGAACCTTTTCGCAAATAAAAAGACTTTAATCGCTTATTCAGGTAATTTACCACAACATTTTGATGCAGAAATAGTTAAACGTGTTTACAACTACAATTTCGAACTACACGAAGTAGCTTCACCAAGTGAAGTTCCAGCGTTTGACGGAAGCACCCTTTACATCGGTCACCAAGACGATCTGTTCAGCGTAGACTTTAACGATAATATCGATTTTTATCTGGCACTCCACCCTACTTTAGGGAGTGTAATTTCTGTAAGCTCAGACCACGCAGATTACATCTCAGAGATCCAGCACGTAAGAAGAAGAGAAACCATTGCCATGACACCGGCTAACTGTCACGCAGCATTCAAGCAGTTGTTTGATATACCAGCAGACGCTACCATAGACGCAGCAGCACACAAGAATACGGTAGTCAACACCATTCAAAACATTACCGAAGCCCACAGCAAAGCAGTCGTTTGCAGCAGTGGACTCTCTACCCAATACGCTATTGTGATGGGATTGATCGATGATGCCTTGACCAACCATCCCGGTAAAGACATTCGCATCGTCATTCCACCCAACTGCTACGGAGGAACCAACGATCAAGGAAGACGTGTAGCCGCTTGTATCGACAACGTATCCGTGATGGACCTACCCGTAGACGGAGATCACAACATGGTGCAGAGCATAGATACCGTATTGGCACAGATCGCACAAGAAGATGCCGTACCGTTGATCATTGCAGAGATCCCTACCAATCCAAGAGTAGAAGTTCCAGACCTGATCCAGCTCAGAGACGTATTGAGCAAAACACGCCAAACCGCTAGCGGAGCAACAGCTGTAGACCCGGTGTTTATCTTAGATCAAACCTTCTGCCCTAACGTACACTTCTTAGGAGATAATGAGATCTTAGCCAGCGTAAGAACCATTGCCTACGTGAGTGGTTCCAAGTTCCCAAGTGGCGGAAAGTGTACCGCAGGTTACGCCATTGCCAATACCAAGGCAGCCGGCTTGATGAACGTCATCGAAAAGCACCTACAACTCTGCGATAACGAAGCCACCGATCTACAGTTGCAACTCCTCGCAGAACAAATGCCCTCTATGCTCGATCGTATTGCCGGAGCCTATGCCAACACCCGCAAGTTTGTCAACTTCATTCAGGAGACCTTGCCAGCCGCTAAGATCAATTTCGTATCAGAAGAACTCGCAGCACAAGGCTTCACCCCTTCTGTGTTCTCGTTAGACCTTCCTACCCAGGGAGACACCCACGAAGAAAGAGAAAATTACAAAAGAGCCCTAAACCTCAAGCTCATCAATATGATGATCCAGGCCATACCTACCGAAAGCAAGTATTGCGTTAGCTACGGACAGTTAAAAGGCTGCTATTGGACAATCCCCGCCACTTCTACCCAAGGTACTACCAAAGAAGAAGACAAGGATTACATTGCCCGCGTAGCGCTTTCTGCCAATATGGATCTAGATAAGCACATGCAGGTGTTTAAGGAATTTGTGGAAACGTTATAA
- a CDS encoding YeeE/YedE family protein, whose protein sequence is MKRNIITLFIGIYFGYVLLSSEVISWYRIQEMFYFESFHMYGIIGSAIITGIASIWLIKRFQLKSAEGAKPEFKQKPLQPYANIIGGLLFGLGWALTGACPGPLYALLGNGYWIVGFIILFAILGAFLYERVKHKLPH, encoded by the coding sequence ATGAAAAGAAATATCATCACCCTATTTATTGGAATCTATTTTGGATACGTACTCTTGTCTAGCGAGGTCATCTCCTGGTACCGAATTCAAGAAATGTTCTATTTTGAAAGCTTCCACATGTATGGCATCATCGGATCTGCTATAATCACTGGGATAGCGAGTATTTGGTTAATAAAACGTTTTCAACTCAAATCAGCTGAAGGTGCTAAGCCTGAATTTAAACAGAAGCCTCTTCAACCCTACGCCAACATCATCGGAGGTTTATTATTCGGTCTTGGATGGGCATTAACTGGTGCATGTCCTGGTCCGTTGTATGCGTTACTCGGAAATGGCTATTGGATTGTTGGCTTCATCATTCTATTTGCTATCCTAGGGGCGTTTCTTTATGAGCGCGTCAAGCATAAGTTACCGCATTAA
- a CDS encoding YeeE/YedE family protein, whose product MNTTDILPLPWYIAGPLIGITIPLLYYWVSKPLGISSSFKQFCSMAIDRKQKWVSMDLKKEQWRIFFIAGLILAGVIHQLTIGEYTLAISQGTIKRLQEMNLEQNEGFQPKEIWNSQALNTPVQWLYIALGGLLIGFGTRYAGGCTSGHTIMGISVLAPSSLLATVAFFSGGLIAAWFLIPLLTS is encoded by the coding sequence ATGAATACAACTGATATACTACCATTACCTTGGTACATAGCCGGACCACTTATAGGAATTACGATTCCTCTGCTCTATTATTGGGTTAGCAAGCCTTTAGGAATATCCTCTTCTTTCAAGCAATTCTGCTCAATGGCTATTGACCGGAAACAGAAATGGGTCAGCATGGATCTAAAGAAAGAACAATGGCGCATCTTCTTTATCGCTGGGTTGATATTAGCTGGTGTTATCCATCAACTTACGATAGGTGAATATACATTGGCTATTAGCCAAGGAACCATCAAGCGTCTGCAAGAGATGAACCTAGAGCAGAACGAAGGCTTTCAACCCAAAGAAATTTGGAACAGCCAAGCGCTCAACACTCCCGTTCAGTGGCTCTATATTGCGCTCGGAGGTCTGTTGATCGGTTTTGGAACTCGCTATGCAGGTGGCTGTACATCTGGACATACCATCATGGGAATCAGCGTTCTGGCTCCCTCTTCTTTATTAGCTACAGTAGCCTTTTTCTCAGGTGGTCTCATTGCCGCCTGGTTTTTAATTCCACTATTAACCTCATAA
- a CDS encoding COR domain-containing protein — MRNDKKIQTAINNVKLHGWQVVDLRNCGLDEIPEELFNHPDIVSIDLGNDNYMEVERRNNIKNVPPEISKISRLSILNLENNQVEHVSEQLAQLKNLKKLNLENNRLKELSEKIANMSGLKELILYDNPFDMLPPEIVARGINSIRNFFKELKEQDFIYEVKLIIVGEGRVGKTCLSKALINDDFKLSDENSTEGINIDNWVIPKNDIQKYNPKIERDLQINVWDFGGQEIYHSTHQFFLTKRSIYLLVTESRKEDSHDDFFYWLNIIKLLGANSPVSMVLNKCDQPTKELPIKEYQSAFGNIIDFNKVSLKPEFKVEFQEFRNSIKKIASNLPHIGAPLPKVWVDIRKEIEALKKAGNNYISRDEYLQICKNYYRKEESALSLSEYFHDLGVIIHFQDDVELRDIVVLNHEWITKGVYKILDDKEVIKKNGRFNKDDIIRIWSNQEHKDKVRELLSLMKNNKFDLCFELDNGEYLVPRLLPVDEVDHNWKPSEHNSRFEFNYNFMPKGILARLIVKLNSDIYNNKYWRYGVILESEGTFAIIREKYFDNKITIELNGPNKREYLFLIRKTINQIHRDFNKLEVREMIPCNCSRCVTSTEPHFYDFNILRRYEANEIDEIRCDLSLKLVSVYKLTSDIGKHVLSQERIIICENKNADLLNKLSLKRVKFFAERDSSSVYMKVTTKPDYYGLRDRDFLLDTEIKRIRAKHENYYILDYYCFENYLYHPKNIEELDLVGFNVKEYTEEIIRQKNEQKFTIVSNYKRARSSYQEFKVEADKFLDKSNEELVIEYLKSDDIEIFFKAYSMKDKFNKSYLEKYALKESDLIQTNWFKTKIESLISLN; from the coding sequence ATGAGAAATGATAAGAAAATCCAGACCGCCATTAACAATGTTAAACTCCATGGCTGGCAAGTTGTAGACTTAAGAAACTGTGGGTTAGATGAAATACCTGAGGAGCTCTTTAACCACCCTGACATTGTTTCAATAGATTTAGGTAACGACAATTACATGGAGGTAGAGAGGAGAAACAATATAAAGAACGTTCCTCCAGAAATCTCAAAAATATCTAGGCTGTCAATCCTTAATTTAGAAAACAATCAAGTTGAACATGTAAGCGAACAACTAGCTCAACTTAAAAATCTGAAGAAATTAAATCTTGAAAACAATCGTCTTAAAGAACTTTCGGAGAAAATAGCAAATATGAGCGGACTAAAAGAGCTCATTCTTTATGACAACCCGTTTGACATGCTTCCTCCTGAAATTGTTGCCAGAGGAATCAATTCAATCAGAAATTTCTTTAAAGAACTCAAAGAACAAGATTTTATTTATGAAGTTAAATTAATTATTGTCGGTGAAGGAAGAGTTGGAAAGACTTGCCTTTCGAAAGCATTAATAAATGATGATTTCAAACTTTCCGATGAGAACAGTACTGAAGGGATCAACATTGACAACTGGGTAATCCCTAAAAATGACATTCAAAAATATAACCCTAAAATTGAAAGAGATCTTCAAATTAATGTATGGGATTTTGGGGGGCAGGAAATTTACCATTCAACGCATCAGTTCTTCCTCACTAAGAGATCAATATACCTTCTAGTTACTGAATCTAGAAAAGAAGATAGCCATGACGATTTCTTTTATTGGCTGAATATAATTAAATTGCTTGGAGCAAACAGTCCAGTTTCGATGGTTCTTAATAAATGTGATCAACCAACTAAAGAACTACCAATAAAAGAATATCAGAGTGCTTTTGGCAATATTATAGACTTCAACAAAGTAAGTTTAAAGCCTGAATTTAAAGTTGAATTTCAAGAGTTCAGAAATTCAATCAAAAAGATAGCTTCAAACCTTCCTCATATCGGAGCTCCTCTCCCTAAAGTTTGGGTTGATATCCGCAAAGAAATTGAAGCACTTAAGAAAGCCGGAAACAACTACATAAGTAGAGACGAATATTTACAAATATGTAAAAACTATTACAGAAAAGAAGAAAGCGCATTGTCATTAAGTGAATATTTTCACGACTTAGGGGTAATAATTCATTTTCAAGACGATGTCGAACTAAGAGATATTGTCGTGCTCAATCACGAGTGGATTACTAAAGGTGTCTACAAGATATTAGACGATAAAGAAGTCATTAAAAAGAACGGAAGATTCAATAAAGATGATATCATTCGTATTTGGTCAAACCAAGAACACAAAGACAAGGTTAGGGAGTTACTCTCCTTAATGAAGAATAACAAGTTTGACCTTTGTTTTGAACTAGACAATGGTGAATACTTAGTCCCTAGACTTTTACCTGTTGATGAAGTCGATCATAATTGGAAGCCGTCAGAACATAACTCAAGATTTGAGTTTAATTATAATTTCATGCCTAAGGGAATCTTAGCGAGACTTATCGTTAAGCTGAATTCGGATATTTACAATAACAAATATTGGCGTTATGGTGTAATTTTAGAATCTGAAGGAACATTCGCCATAATTCGAGAAAAGTATTTCGATAACAAAATTACAATAGAACTAAATGGTCCAAATAAACGTGAGTATTTGTTCTTAATTCGTAAAACGATCAATCAAATTCACAGAGACTTTAATAAGCTAGAGGTCAGAGAAATGATTCCTTGCAACTGCAGCAGATGCGTTACAAGCACTGAGCCACACTTCTATGATTTCAATATCTTAAGAAGATACGAAGCTAATGAAATTGATGAGATTCGTTGTGACCTTAGCTTAAAGCTAGTCTCTGTTTATAAGTTAACAAGTGACATCGGAAAACACGTTTTAAGTCAAGAAAGAATCATAATTTGTGAGAACAAGAATGCAGATTTACTAAACAAACTATCACTCAAAAGGGTGAAGTTTTTTGCAGAGAGAGATAGTTCATCAGTTTACATGAAAGTCACTACTAAACCTGATTATTATGGATTGCGAGATAGAGACTTTTTACTAGACACTGAAATAAAGAGAATAAGAGCCAAACACGAAAATTATTACATTCTTGATTACTATTGTTTTGAAAACTACCTCTATCATCCAAAAAACATTGAAGAACTGGATTTAGTCGGTTTCAACGTAAAGGAATACACCGAAGAGATAATTAGACAGAAAAATGAACAAAAATTCACTATAGTCTCTAACTACAAGAGAGCTAGGTCTTCATATCAAGAATTTAAAGTTGAAGCTGATAAGTTTTTAGATAAAAGTAATGAAGAGTTAGTCATAGAATACCTTAAATCTGATGACATCGAAATTTTCTTTAAGGCTTACAGCATGAAAGATAAATTCAACAAATCATATCTAGAAAAATATGCATTAAAAGAATCCGACCTAATACAAACGAACTGGTTTAAAACCAAAATAGAGTCACTCATTTCTCTGAACTAA